One genomic region from Leptolyngbyaceae cyanobacterium JSC-12 encodes:
- a CDS encoding hypothetical protein (IMG reference gene:2510097128) — protein MRHTLIVLAGTFIAFLRLETTAIAQVFYPCSRYGDQFYISPRSTRDRISFGRTNQGDFLELNPSSLLQVRGGMQFVYYLNGHAREGFTNCRESAWYVGNRRVNASSPAANRMLNYICDSRISLD, from the coding sequence ATGCGTCACACACTCATTGTTTTGGCTGGAACGTTTATAGCCTTCCTCAGGCTGGAAACAACCGCGATCGCCCAAGTGTTTTATCCGTGTTCACGCTATGGCGACCAGTTTTATATCAGCCCCCGTAGCACCAGAGATCGCATCTCCTTTGGCAGAACGAACCAGGGTGATTTTTTGGAACTGAATCCCAGTTCGTTGCTTCAGGTTAGAGGCGGGATGCAATTTGTTTACTACTTGAATGGTCATGCGCGCGAGGGGTTTACAAATTGTCGTGAATCTGCCTGGTATGTGGGCAATCGGCGAGTTAATGCCTCTTCTCCAGCCGCCAACAGAATGCTGAATTACATCTGTGATTCCCGCATCAGCCTGGATTAG
- a CDS encoding glycosyl transferase (IMG reference gene:2510097131~PFAM: Glycosyl transferase family 2; Tetratricopeptide repeat): MIQSFSVIVPVMNKEHAILRTLESVEASIQYFYEHYQGDQPVEAEIIVVNEGSSDRTPEIVHEFSRNHPHCKIVNHFKRTSAGTARNMGANAAKGDLLFFCDGDDLYYREHIYLCYRMLSHDPVNAKEASFILQRENGAQVINLPDQAVGVVRTAVHMADEVHPFWKVAIENSVPQNVCVRRECHDFVEGFPEQRVPFNEVTCEDISYQLFLTKFFKLLKINLETVEYIRYPGNMFDRQLKKFQTPPDQYQEEMSPATKELHVLRHKLEQDHISYLFEKLKRMEKTPAFLSLMNWQQVGNDYMNQNSFEAAIPFFEYGLSVEPNNVTTRSLLAAAYNNQGSAVRTNGDLQQATDFYKKALELNPAFSKTDLAKVNLNISATLRDQKHYDQALNYLQKALELEPNLPEAIAELTKLKYYSHVAQRGYQFTQDWFSINIPVWRQHLACFINIPDLKVLEIGSWEGRSTCWLLDNILTHPSARITCVDTFEGSVEHEVMCEAGAVKTIEQRFDANIAKTGSSEKVRKMIGSSQTVLRSLIPNSYNLAYIDGSHVACDVLEDALLTWRLVKVGGVIIFDDYGFQFPEGIAEDPPKIAVDAFMTVFGKKVRLLHQGYQVLVEKIAE; the protein is encoded by the coding sequence ATGATTCAGTCGTTCTCGGTGATTGTGCCTGTAATGAATAAAGAACACGCGATTCTCCGCACATTGGAAAGCGTGGAAGCAAGTATTCAATATTTTTATGAACACTACCAGGGCGACCAACCCGTTGAAGCAGAAATCATCGTCGTGAATGAGGGATCGAGCGATCGCACCCCAGAAATTGTTCATGAATTTAGTCGAAATCATCCCCATTGCAAAATTGTCAATCATTTCAAGCGAACCTCCGCAGGCACTGCAAGAAATATGGGGGCAAATGCAGCAAAAGGTGACCTATTGTTTTTTTGTGATGGAGATGATTTGTACTACAGAGAGCACATTTATTTGTGTTACCGAATGCTCAGTCATGATCCGGTTAATGCAAAAGAAGCATCCTTTATATTGCAGCGAGAAAATGGTGCTCAGGTAATCAATTTACCAGATCAAGCTGTAGGAGTTGTTCGTACGGCCGTGCACATGGCAGATGAAGTACATCCATTTTGGAAAGTTGCGATTGAAAATTCAGTGCCGCAAAATGTGTGTGTACGTCGTGAATGTCATGATTTTGTCGAGGGATTTCCAGAACAACGAGTACCGTTTAATGAGGTGACCTGTGAAGATATTAGCTACCAACTATTCCTCACAAAATTCTTCAAATTACTGAAGATTAATTTGGAAACAGTAGAATATATTCGCTACCCTGGCAATATGTTTGATCGCCAGCTAAAGAAGTTTCAAACTCCACCTGATCAATATCAGGAAGAAATGTCTCCTGCAACTAAAGAACTGCATGTTCTACGTCATAAGCTTGAGCAAGACCACATTAGCTATTTATTTGAAAAGCTGAAACGCATGGAAAAAACTCCAGCCTTTTTGTCATTAATGAACTGGCAGCAGGTTGGGAATGATTACATGAATCAAAATAGTTTTGAGGCAGCGATTCCTTTTTTTGAATATGGGCTTTCTGTAGAACCTAATAACGTCACAACGCGAAGTTTGCTGGCAGCAGCTTACAATAATCAAGGTTCAGCCGTTCGTACAAACGGGGATTTACAACAAGCAACTGACTTTTATAAAAAAGCCCTGGAGTTAAATCCAGCATTTTCAAAAACTGACTTGGCAAAAGTAAATTTGAATATATCTGCAACATTGCGTGATCAGAAGCACTATGACCAGGCACTAAATTATCTACAAAAAGCGCTGGAATTAGAGCCAAATTTGCCAGAAGCGATCGCGGAACTAACGAAGCTTAAATACTATTCGCATGTGGCTCAACGCGGTTATCAATTCACGCAAGATTGGTTTAGTATTAATATCCCTGTTTGGCGGCAACACCTGGCTTGCTTCATCAATATTCCCGATCTCAAAGTGTTGGAAATTGGCAGTTGGGAAGGGCGTTCTACCTGCTGGTTATTAGACAATATTTTGACGCATCCATCTGCTCGCATTACTTGTGTGGATACCTTTGAAGGCAGCGTCGAACACGAAGTCATGTGTGAAGCAGGTGCAGTGAAAACGATAGAGCAACGATTTGATGCCAACATTGCCAAAACTGGATCATCCGAGAAGGTAAGAAAGATGATTGGCAGTTCTCAAACAGTGCTGCGATCGCTGATTCCTAACTCCTACAATCTCGCCTATATTGATGGGTCTCATGTTGCCTGCGATGTGTTGGAAGATGCCTTACTCACCTGGCGCTTAGTCAAAGTTGGCGGTGTGATCATTTTTGATGATTACGGCTTCCAATTTCCTGAAGGCATTGCCGAAGATCCACCCAAAATCGCTGTTGATGCCTTCATGACCGTATTTGGAAAAAAAGTTCGTTTACTGCATCAGGGCTATCAAGTTTTAGTCGAAAAAATTGCCGAATAA
- a CDS encoding putative hydrolase or acyltransferase of alpha/beta superfamily (IMG reference gene:2510097130) produces MSSKECGIQAGKFEWFYREAKPVGEPRSRVVLLHGLVCQSYGWRNVLPALAQHGFWAIAPDWLGSGFSERPDRRDFSYTPEAYITALDDFLQTLEVDHFSLVVQGFLGTVGLQYALRHPERIERLAIFNAPITTAAKLPWKMQQLGIPLVGDMITQDPLLVDRTLEGGGGYRVEDADLDVYRRPFLQTSDSGRALLATVQNLQLKQVTTEIETGFREWQKPVLVAWGDRDPWLPIVMAESFAQSVPHAEFVKLEEVGHYPQEDWHEKVNDVLLSFLRRQL; encoded by the coding sequence GTGAGCAGTAAAGAGTGCGGGATTCAAGCAGGAAAATTTGAGTGGTTTTACCGCGAAGCGAAGCCTGTGGGAGAGCCACGATCGCGAGTTGTGTTGCTGCATGGGTTGGTGTGTCAGAGCTATGGATGGCGGAATGTGTTGCCTGCTTTGGCGCAGCATGGCTTCTGGGCGATCGCTCCGGATTGGCTTGGCTCTGGCTTTTCCGAACGTCCGGATCGCCGTGACTTTTCCTACACACCCGAAGCGTACATCACAGCACTGGATGATTTTTTGCAAACGCTAGAGGTGGATCATTTCTCGCTTGTTGTGCAGGGATTTTTGGGCACAGTAGGGCTGCAATATGCTTTGCGACATCCAGAGCGGATTGAACGTTTAGCGATTTTCAATGCCCCGATTACCACTGCCGCAAAACTACCGTGGAAGATGCAGCAGTTAGGCATTCCCCTGGTTGGCGATATGATTACGCAAGATCCGCTCTTGGTTGATCGCACGTTGGAAGGTGGCGGCGGTTACCGCGTAGAAGATGCTGACCTGGATGTGTATCGTCGTCCCTTTTTACAAACATCAGATTCGGGGAGGGCGCTACTCGCAACGGTGCAAAATCTCCAGCTTAAGCAAGTGACTACCGAGATTGAAACCGGATTTCGCGAGTGGCAAAAGCCTGTTCTCGTTGCCTGGGGTGATCGCGACCCCTGGTTGCCAATCGTAATGGCTGAGTCCTTCGCCCAATCGGTTCCCCATGCCGAATTCGTGAAACTGGAAGAAGTAGGACACTACCCCCAGGAAGATTGGCACGAGAAAGTTAATGATGTTTTACTCTCTTTCTTGCGGCGTCAATTGTAA
- a CDS encoding hypothetical protein (IMG reference gene:2510097127), whose protein sequence is MFKSSKDDDQVFMVFFGTRNGTEDNPNECTSVFMGILAVAIVMMLFVGLINDSERRRFQYQDARPVNTFSRFN, encoded by the coding sequence ATGTTCAAAAGTTCCAAAGATGATGACCAGGTTTTCATGGTGTTTTTTGGTACGCGCAATGGCACCGAAGACAACCCTAACGAATGCACCAGCGTTTTTATGGGCATTTTGGCAGTTGCGATCGTCATGATGTTGTTTGTTGGATTGATTAATGATTCAGAACGACGACGATTCCAATATCAAGATGCTCGTCCGGTGAACACTTTCAGCCGGTTCAACTGA
- a CDS encoding TPR repeat-containing protein (IMG reference gene:2510097129~PFAM: Glycosyl transferases group 1; Tetratricopeptide repeat) gives MNTLPNPISTGLQYQRAGRVAEAEQVYKLLLREDPHSVDALNLLGALVYEDKRFEEAQEYFERVLSLQPGAEAHNSMGIVLRAQGKYTEAVEHYQQALALKPNQPEVLSNLGNALKELGKLEEAIAAYQQALNLNQAYAEAHNNLGIAYKDQGKLDEALACYREAIRLKPNYAEAHHNMGIVLRQQNKLDDAIHYFRQAIALKPHYIDAYTSLGSTLQQQGNGEEAIACYQQVVTLKPNYAEGFNNLGLALQHQGKLEEAIATFQQALALQPNFPGVCNNLGNLLLEVNRVDEAIASYQQAIAQHPNYPEALNNLGNALQRQGKLDEAITHYQKALELRPNFVEALSNLGAVLKDQHKLEAAVSYLEQAVSLGPSYAEIHNNLGNAYQEQKRVDEAIACYRTAVALKPEMAEVHSNLGNMLQYIGEFEEAFEHFRKAIEIQPDFAGVYNNLGIAHRNAGQVQEAFAAYSKALELKPDFVEAHWNTALNHLLLGNLKQGFEGYEWRFQWSRFIEQNPSRSYSQPRWDGSLLDGKTILLYAEQGIGDTLQFIRYVPLVKAKGGRIIVECHPPLINLFKALPDIEQLVPLGETVPTFDVHAPLMSLPYILGTTLETIPAEVPYLVLAEGSQESEDRSQKAEREQLLPTTNDQFPQLKIGIVWDGNPQNPYNRARAVPLVKLLSLANIPGVTLYSLQKEPKPEDIELLQAHPEIQDLRSQLNDFTDTAAIINQLDLIISIDTAVTHLAGALGKPTWLLLPFAPDWRWMTDRSDSPWYPTMRLFRQSTYGDWDPVLADVRAALEEKVGGKRQEAEAESQKPEAKNQKAETRSQKLEARSQEGKKKGKGSLAEKEEKAGFSSKSSLSPSFPQSPSPKPILPAELRAAIRLHQTGQVEEARRRCEAFLQKCPDSADGWHLLGLIAHHDRKLDEAIAYYQNTLKANDNHLDTYNNLAVALHEQGKLDEAMPYYQKALALKPDNPDAHNNYANLLRERSRLDEAIYHYQQAIAARPDYPDAYNNLGLAYYAKGNFASAAEAYRQAIERKPHFPQALNHLGNALKELGNFAEAARYYQQAIALKPDYAKAYNNWGNIFRDEGDLQTAVQYYDQATEIDPNFAEAHWNKALTLLLGGDLRRGFEEYEWRRHVNLPSFKSLRDFPGPRWDGSPLNGQMIYLHAEQGMGDLIQFVRYVPFVVQRGGRVILECHPPLVNLFSNLPGVEQLVPYGSSPPGYHIQAPLLSLPYLFGTTAETVPATVPYLHPPQSEARLPERASTTNLKVGIVWSGNPENPYNRTRAVPLELLLPLAELPTITLYSLQKDLQPSEQSLLAAHPQVHDLRSLMVDFVDTATLIQQLDLIISIDTAVTHLAGALGKPTWLLLPFAPDWRWMLHRNDSPWYPTVQIFRQPIAGDWESVLREVRAALEEKIRSRESGEREGKGVKEWRSGGVHEVPSTHEPMHFSTSLLSSSPLSPIPPFSNRSQLLNTALQLYQSGNLTEAENLLRQILQQQSDDADALHILGVILCQTKRFEEATQQIQRLVELQPQFAEGWKNLGSALQEQGKFAEAIASYQRAIALEPNSPDVHQNLSTALLELDRPFEAVTHAERVVALKPEFADGHYNLGYALRRAGRIEEAIASYRQAIALNPAMALAHKNLGHALLLLGDFLTGFQEIEWRWQQPGWAPRPFAQPEWDGSDLTGKTILLYAEQGMGDTLQFIRYVPLVKAKGGQVIVECQAGLIPLLSLLPAIDQIIAQGSSLPAFDVHAPLMSLPRIFSTTVATIPAEVPYLVLEGNQQPAASSQEAEGEEGGGGKELKIGGVAANGMPFPHDSPALPSLSPPPTSFPIPHSLSSQFKVGIVWAGNPSHRNDRFRSCKLEQFRPVLEVANVEFYSLQKGDAAQELQAHPDLPVENLSDHLQSFVDTAQVISQLDLVITVDTAVAHLAGALGKPVWVLLMFAADWRWIVGRDDTPWYPTMRLFRQTSPGDWAGVFERVKKALQQEAEARSQKLEDQERKGSKGVREWASGRMSQVPSTDSPTDSSITPSSLSPIPYPVTLTWQLDDVTDWGIWGTQLALNLLQVQRFEPVLLQALPENSHVNPLQRSRLQQISRANAQSDGIMLTILDDRLSPITPLPIHPEKVVGLVALENLNLDAEVVERAKQFQAIATGSSWNAKVLQNHGLNPVQIPLQGIDPVLFSPSGKTGVWGDRFIVFSNATSHVKGHDILLAAFTAFHARHPDALLVLAGEASKPVPELSPDAVLRITTIAYPLLGQVLREVDVAVFPSRCEVGVNQAIAASLACGVPTILSNNTANRDLIRHNLGFPLNAQRPVKAPSASMGIEGWGESDGEELLETLEYIYTHRQEACNRGIVAADFFREWAWNHQIQHGIITLFG, from the coding sequence ATGAATACGCTGCCAAATCCAATATCGACAGGACTACAGTACCAACGAGCCGGACGAGTTGCCGAAGCTGAGCAAGTGTACAAGCTATTGCTCAGGGAGGACCCTCATTCAGTGGATGCGTTAAATCTGCTGGGCGCATTAGTGTACGAAGACAAGCGATTTGAGGAAGCGCAGGAATACTTTGAGCGGGTGTTGAGCTTACAACCGGGAGCCGAAGCGCACAATAGCATGGGGATTGTGTTAAGGGCGCAAGGTAAATATACCGAAGCCGTGGAGCATTACCAGCAGGCACTAGCGCTCAAGCCCAATCAGCCGGAAGTGTTGAGTAATTTGGGCAACGCCCTCAAAGAACTGGGCAAATTGGAGGAAGCGATCGCGGCGTACCAGCAAGCTCTGAACCTGAACCAAGCCTATGCCGAAGCCCATAACAATTTGGGCATTGCCTACAAAGACCAGGGCAAGCTGGACGAGGCACTTGCTTGCTACCGAGAAGCGATTCGGCTGAAACCTAACTACGCCGAAGCTCACCACAATATGGGGATTGTGTTGCGGCAACAAAATAAGTTAGACGATGCGATTCACTATTTTCGACAGGCGATCGCTCTTAAGCCCCACTACATCGATGCCTACACCAGCCTTGGTTCTACCCTCCAGCAGCAGGGCAACGGCGAGGAAGCGATTGCTTGCTATCAACAGGTGGTTACCCTGAAGCCTAATTATGCTGAGGGATTCAACAATTTGGGTTTAGCATTGCAGCATCAAGGAAAGCTTGAAGAAGCGATTGCCACTTTCCAGCAAGCCCTTGCCCTCCAACCCAATTTTCCCGGTGTTTGCAATAACCTGGGCAATCTTCTGCTAGAGGTTAATCGGGTCGATGAAGCGATCGCGTCTTATCAGCAGGCGATTGCACAGCATCCCAACTATCCCGAAGCGCTAAATAACCTGGGGAATGCGCTGCAGCGTCAAGGCAAACTGGATGAAGCGATTACTCATTATCAAAAAGCGCTGGAACTGCGCCCTAATTTTGTCGAGGCGTTGAGCAATTTGGGAGCAGTTCTTAAAGATCAGCACAAACTCGAAGCGGCGGTCTCTTATTTAGAACAAGCCGTCTCCTTGGGGCCCAGTTATGCCGAAATCCACAACAACCTGGGCAATGCCTATCAGGAGCAAAAACGGGTGGATGAAGCGATCGCCTGTTACCGTACCGCCGTTGCGCTCAAACCTGAGATGGCAGAGGTGCACAGCAATCTGGGCAATATGCTGCAATACATCGGTGAATTTGAGGAAGCGTTTGAGCATTTTCGAAAAGCGATCGAGATTCAACCTGACTTTGCCGGAGTCTACAACAACTTAGGAATCGCTCATCGCAACGCTGGACAGGTGCAGGAAGCCTTTGCAGCCTATAGCAAAGCACTAGAACTTAAGCCAGACTTCGTCGAAGCCCACTGGAACACCGCCTTAAATCACCTATTACTTGGTAACTTGAAGCAAGGCTTTGAAGGCTACGAGTGGCGGTTTCAGTGGAGCCGTTTTATCGAGCAAAATCCCTCCCGCTCCTACTCTCAACCTCGCTGGGATGGCTCCTTACTCGACGGTAAAACCATTTTGCTCTATGCCGAACAAGGCATCGGCGACACATTGCAATTTATTCGCTATGTACCATTGGTGAAAGCAAAAGGTGGACGCATCATCGTTGAATGCCATCCTCCATTGATTAACTTGTTCAAAGCGTTACCCGATATCGAACAACTTGTGCCGCTGGGCGAAACTGTTCCCACCTTTGATGTGCACGCACCACTGATGAGTTTGCCCTATATTTTGGGCACCACACTCGAAACGATTCCAGCGGAAGTTCCTTACCTGGTATTGGCAGAGGGGAGTCAGGAGTCAGAAGATAGGAGTCAGAAGGCAGAACGTGAGCAGCTATTACCAACAACCAATGACCAATTCCCCCAACTCAAAATTGGCATTGTCTGGGATGGCAATCCGCAAAATCCTTATAATCGTGCTCGTGCTGTGCCCCTAGTAAAGCTTCTATCTCTAGCAAATATTCCTGGAGTCACACTCTATAGCTTGCAGAAAGAACCCAAGCCAGAAGATATAGAACTCTTGCAGGCGCATCCAGAGATTCAGGATTTGCGATCGCAGCTTAATGACTTCACCGATACTGCTGCCATCATCAACCAACTGGATTTAATTATCAGCATTGATACCGCCGTTACCCATCTGGCAGGTGCCCTCGGCAAACCCACCTGGCTTTTACTGCCCTTCGCTCCTGACTGGCGCTGGATGACTGATCGTAGCGATAGCCCCTGGTATCCCACCATGCGGTTGTTCCGGCAATCCACCTATGGAGATTGGGACCCCGTACTGGCAGATGTACGAGCAGCGTTAGAGGAAAAGGTGGGAGGGAAGAGGCAGGAGGCAGAAGCCGAAAGTCAGAAACCAGAAGCCAAAAATCAGAAGGCAGAAACTAGAAGTCAGAAACTAGAAGCCAGGAGTCAGGAAGGGAAGAAGAAGGGTAAGGGAAGTCTGGCAGAGAAGGAAGAAAAGGCAGGGTTTTCTTCTAAATCATCTTTATCTCCCTCATTCCCCCAATCTCCCTCACCCAAGCCCATCTTGCCCGCAGAATTGCGAGCGGCAATCAGGTTGCATCAGACTGGGCAAGTGGAGGAGGCACGACGAAGATGTGAAGCGTTTTTGCAAAAGTGTCCTGACTCAGCGGATGGCTGGCATTTGTTGGGATTGATAGCACATCACGATCGCAAGCTGGATGAGGCGATCGCCTACTACCAAAACACGCTCAAGGCAAACGACAATCACCTGGATACCTACAACAATCTGGCAGTGGCGTTGCATGAGCAGGGTAAATTGGATGAAGCGATGCCCTATTACCAGAAAGCTTTGGCACTCAAGCCCGACAATCCCGATGCCCACAACAACTATGCCAATCTTTTGCGAGAGCGATCGCGGCTGGATGAAGCCATTTATCACTATCAGCAGGCGATTGCAGCACGTCCTGATTATCCTGATGCTTATAACAACTTGGGACTGGCTTACTATGCTAAGGGTAATTTTGCTAGCGCCGCAGAGGCATATCGGCAGGCGATAGAACGCAAGCCCCACTTTCCCCAAGCATTGAACCATTTAGGTAACGCGCTCAAAGAACTGGGCAATTTTGCGGAAGCAGCGAGATATTATCAGCAGGCGATCGCACTCAAACCCGACTACGCAAAGGCATACAACAACTGGGGCAACATCTTTCGAGATGAGGGCGACTTGCAAACCGCTGTGCAGTATTACGACCAGGCAACCGAGATCGACCCCAACTTTGCCGAAGCCCACTGGAACAAAGCTTTGACGCTGTTGCTAGGTGGTGATCTACGGCGTGGCTTCGAAGAATACGAGTGGCGACGGCATGTGAATCTGCCCAGTTTCAAATCCCTGCGAGACTTTCCGGGTCCACGTTGGGATGGGTCTCCTCTCAATGGACAAATGATTTATCTCCATGCAGAACAGGGCATGGGCGACCTCATTCAGTTCGTGCGCTATGTGCCATTCGTAGTGCAGCGGGGCGGACGAGTGATTCTAGAATGTCATCCACCACTAGTGAACTTGTTCAGTAACCTTCCTGGCGTGGAACAACTGGTGCCCTATGGCAGTTCGCCCCCTGGATACCATATTCAAGCACCACTGCTGAGCCTGCCCTATCTCTTCGGCACCACTGCTGAGACTGTTCCCGCCACGGTTCCCTACCTGCACCCGCCCCAATCAGAGGCTCGTTTGCCAGAGAGAGCCTCAACCACAAACTTGAAGGTTGGAATTGTTTGGTCAGGCAATCCCGAAAACCCCTACAACCGTACTCGCGCTGTTCCTCTAGAACTTTTATTACCCCTTGCTGAACTGCCTACTATCACGCTTTATAGCTTGCAAAAAGATCTCCAACCTAGTGAGCAATCCTTGTTGGCGGCGCACCCCCAAGTTCACGATTTGCGGAGCTTGATGGTTGATTTTGTCGATACTGCTACCCTGATTCAACAACTTGATTTGATCATCAGCATCGATACTGCCGTTACCCATCTGGCAGGTGCCCTCGGCAAACCCACCTGGCTTTTACTGCCCTTCGCTCCTGACTGGCGCTGGATGTTGCATCGGAACGATAGCCCCTGGTATCCCACTGTTCAGATTTTCCGGCAGCCCATTGCTGGAGATTGGGAAAGCGTGTTGCGAGAAGTGAGAGCGGCGCTGGAGGAGAAGATTAGAAGTCGGGAGTCAGGAGAAAGGGAAGGTAAAGGAGTTAAGGAGTGGAGAAGTGGGGGAGTGCATGAAGTTCCATCCACTCATGAACCCATGCATTTTTCGACCTCCCTATTATCCTCATCTCCTCTATCCCCCATCCCCCCTTTCTCTAATCGCTCTCAACTCCTCAATACTGCTCTGCAGTTGTACCAGAGCGGTAATCTAACAGAGGCAGAAAATCTATTACGGCAGATATTACAACAACAATCGGATGATGCAGATGCACTGCATATCTTGGGGGTAATTCTGTGTCAGACGAAGCGATTTGAGGAAGCAACCCAGCAGATTCAGCGTTTGGTGGAACTGCAACCCCAGTTTGCTGAGGGTTGGAAAAATTTGGGCAGTGCCTTGCAGGAACAGGGCAAGTTTGCGGAGGCGATCGCCAGCTATCAACGCGCGATCGCGCTAGAACCCAACTCTCCCGATGTGCATCAAAACTTGAGTACGGCACTTTTGGAACTGGATCGACCATTTGAGGCGGTTACTCATGCTGAGCGAGTAGTTGCACTCAAGCCTGAGTTTGCCGATGGTCACTATAACCTGGGCTATGCATTGCGGCGAGCAGGACGTATTGAGGAGGCGATCGCCAGCTATCGGCAGGCAATTGCTCTCAATCCCGCCATGGCACTGGCACACAAAAATCTGGGACACGCTCTACTGCTATTGGGTGACTTTCTCACTGGCTTCCAGGAAATTGAATGGCGCTGGCAGCAACCTGGATGGGCACCACGTCCCTTTGCTCAACCAGAGTGGGATGGGTCTGACCTGACTGGAAAAACAATTCTGCTCTATGCCGAACAGGGCATGGGCGATACATTGCAATTTATTCGCTACGTGCCACTGGTGAAAGCCAAAGGCGGACAGGTAATTGTGGAATGTCAGGCAGGGCTGATTCCCCTGCTGTCGCTGCTTCCCGCGATCGACCAAATTATTGCTCAAGGCTCCTCCTTACCTGCATTTGATGTGCATGCACCGTTAATGAGCCTGCCCCGCATTTTTAGTACAACAGTTGCAACAATTCCAGCAGAAGTTCCGTACTTAGTATTGGAGGGAAATCAGCAGCCAGCAGCCAGCAGTCAGGAGGCAGAAGGTGAAGAAGGTGGAGGCGGCAAGGAGTTAAAGATTGGAGGAGTCGCAGCAAACGGAATGCCATTCCCCCACGACTCTCCTGCCCTGCCTTCCCTATCTCCCCCACCTACCTCATTCCCCATTCCCCATTCCCTATCCTCTCAGTTCAAAGTTGGCATCGTTTGGGCAGGCAATCCAAGTCATCGCAACGATCGCTTCCGGTCTTGCAAATTGGAGCAATTTCGCCCAGTTCTGGAAGTGGCAAATGTTGAATTCTATAGCTTACAGAAAGGAGATGCTGCGCAGGAATTGCAAGCGCATCCAGACTTGCCAGTAGAAAATTTGAGCGATCACCTCCAGTCGTTTGTGGATACCGCCCAGGTAATCTCTCAGCTTGATCTGGTGATTACAGTGGATACGGCCGTCGCCCATTTAGCCGGAGCATTGGGCAAACCAGTGTGGGTGTTGCTGATGTTTGCCGCCGACTGGCGCTGGATTGTGGGTCGGGACGATACCCCCTGGTATCCCACCATGCGCCTGTTTCGCCAAACTAGCCCTGGGGATTGGGCGGGTGTGTTTGAGCGGGTCAAAAAAGCATTGCAACAGGAAGCGGAAGCCAGAAGCCAGAAGCTAGAAGATCAAGAACGTAAGGGAAGTAAAGGAGTTAGGGAGTGGGCGAGTGGGCGAATGAGTCAAGTTCCATCGACTGATTCACCTACAGACTCTTCTATCACCCCCTCTTCCCTATCCCCTATCCCCTACCCCGTCACCCTCACCTGGCAACTGGATGATGTCACCGACTGGGGCATTTGGGGTACGCAGTTAGCGCTGAACTTGCTACAAGTTCAGCGTTTTGAGCCAGTTCTGTTACAAGCCCTGCCTGAAAACTCCCATGTCAATCCGTTGCAGCGATCGCGGTTGCAGCAGATTAGCAGAGCCAATGCACAATCTGATGGAATAATGCTGACCATATTGGACGATCGTCTGTCTCCCATCACGCCATTGCCGATTCATCCTGAAAAGGTGGTGGGGCTTGTAGCATTGGAAAATCTGAATCTGGATGCTGAAGTTGTGGAACGGGCAAAACAATTCCAGGCAATCGCAACGGGGTCTAGCTGGAATGCCAAGGTTTTGCAGAACCACGGGCTGAACCCAGTGCAAATTCCACTTCAGGGCATTGATCCAGTCCTGTTCTCCCCCAGCGGCAAGACAGGCGTTTGGGGCGATCGCTTTATTGTTTTCTCTAACGCAACCAGCCATGTTAAAGGGCATGACATTTTGCTGGCAGCATTCACAGCCTTTCACGCTCGGCATCCCGATGCACTGCTGGTGCTGGCAGGGGAAGCTTCCAAACCAGTGCCAGAACTTTCGCCAGATGCAGTTCTGCGGATCACGACAATCGCGTATCCATTGCTGGGGCAGGTGTTGCGCGAAGTAGATGTGGCGGTCTTTCCCAGTCGATGTGAAGTCGGGGTGAATCAGGCGATCGCGGCAAGTCTTGCCTGTGGGGTTCCCACAATCCTGTCAAACAACACCGCAAATCGGGATTTGATTCGGCATAACCTCGGTTTTCCGCTCAATGCTCAACGTCCTGTGAAAGCGCCATCAGCATCAATGGGGATTGAAGGTTGGGGTGAATCGGATGGGGAAGAACTGCTGGAAACTTTGGAGTATATCTACACCCATCGTCAAGAGGCATGCAATCGTGGCATTGTTGCAGCAGACTTCTTCCGTGAGTGGGCATGGAACCATCAAATTCAGCATGGGATTATAACTCTGTTTGGCTAA